The proteins below are encoded in one region of Acidithiobacillus ferrooxidans ATCC 23270:
- a CDS encoding SPOR domain-containing protein, with the protein MAVSGARATVYTVLGLWMLALSGCAGVSTSPTANSTAPSASAACATPAPDLHAAYNRPYQVHGRIYAPLNSSAGYAVRGMASWYGWESGSTTAMGTPFRPRAFSAASRDLPLPTCARVTNLSNGRSVIVLVNDRGPFVDGRAMDLSYGAANALGMAGQGVAPVEIVALAPVAAPPAGTSRGTVTAAALPMAPEIPAPSQTFLQTGAFSRVNNATRERNRLLHAGIRGVLIVPGLVNGQQYYKVQIGPLPGGVAAVQVIAELRQMGFHDFYSVEQ; encoded by the coding sequence ATGGCCGTTAGTGGCGCACGCGCTACCGTCTATACCGTGCTGGGACTGTGGATGCTGGCACTGAGCGGCTGTGCAGGAGTCTCGACATCACCCACTGCCAACAGTACGGCGCCGTCCGCCTCTGCGGCCTGCGCCACCCCCGCCCCTGATCTGCACGCCGCCTATAACCGTCCTTATCAGGTTCACGGCCGTATCTATGCGCCGCTGAACAGCTCCGCCGGGTACGCCGTGCGCGGCATGGCCTCCTGGTATGGCTGGGAGTCCGGCTCCACCACCGCCATGGGCACCCCTTTCCGGCCACGCGCCTTCAGTGCCGCCAGCCGGGATCTGCCACTGCCGACCTGCGCCCGGGTCACCAACCTCAGCAACGGCCGAAGTGTTATCGTGCTGGTCAATGATCGCGGGCCCTTTGTGGATGGCCGCGCGATGGACCTCTCCTACGGAGCGGCCAACGCCCTGGGGATGGCGGGGCAAGGCGTCGCCCCGGTGGAGATCGTGGCTCTGGCACCGGTAGCCGCGCCTCCGGCGGGTACATCCAGGGGCACGGTTACGGCGGCAGCATTGCCCATGGCCCCGGAAATACCGGCGCCGTCCCAAACCTTTCTGCAAACCGGGGCGTTCAGCCGGGTCAACAACGCCACCCGTGAACGCAACCGTCTGCTCCATGCCGGCATTCGCGGCGTGCTCATCGTGCCCGGACTGGTGAACGGGCAGCAATACTACAAGGTACAGATTGGCCCGCTGCCGGGTGGCGTCGCTGCGGTCCAGGTCATCGCCGAACTCAGGCAGATGGGCTTTCATGATTTTTACAGCGTAGAACAGTAA
- the dapC gene encoding succinyldiaminopimelate transaminase, translated as MTTDSMNPLLETLQAYPFERLRALLAGTIPPVKEPIDFSIGEPRHPAPAIVSEAIIEHLHGLAEYPKVLGDLRLRRAIADWASRRFTLPAGFLDPEQHIIPANGSREALFSIAQAVLPPCQTPKPLVLLPNPFYQIYEGAALLAGAEPYFLNCDASGQPNFLAIEESVWARCALLYINSPHNPTGATLSLETLGWLIRKARQYGFVLAADECYSELYPEGQAPAGILEAAAATGSLAQVLAFHSLSKRSSIPGARSGFVAGDADILKAFVRYRTYLGAATPPFIQAAAIAAWQDEQHVHHTRADYARKFAAAHDILGALLPIETPAGGFYLWPRVGDGEAFVRALYGAEHVRCLPGAYLAREAHGVHPGRDRVRIALVGSLEDCVEGLQRIRRFMEQHPISTVNNY; from the coding sequence ATGACGACAGATTCCATGAATCCCCTGCTGGAGACCTTGCAGGCTTACCCTTTCGAGCGCTTGCGCGCGCTGCTGGCAGGAACAATACCGCCAGTAAAGGAGCCCATCGACTTCTCCATCGGTGAACCACGCCACCCGGCGCCAGCCATAGTCAGTGAAGCGATCATCGAACACCTGCATGGTCTCGCGGAGTATCCCAAGGTGCTGGGCGACCTGCGTTTACGCCGGGCCATCGCGGACTGGGCAAGCCGGCGCTTTACCTTGCCCGCCGGTTTTCTGGATCCGGAACAGCACATCATCCCCGCCAACGGCAGCCGCGAGGCCCTGTTCAGTATCGCGCAGGCGGTGCTGCCGCCCTGTCAGACCCCCAAGCCCCTGGTCTTGTTACCCAATCCCTTCTATCAGATCTATGAAGGAGCCGCACTGCTGGCGGGGGCGGAACCCTATTTTCTGAACTGCGATGCGAGCGGGCAGCCGAACTTTCTCGCGATAGAGGAATCGGTCTGGGCCCGCTGCGCGTTGCTCTATATCAACTCGCCCCATAATCCCACGGGGGCGACCCTGTCACTGGAAACCCTGGGCTGGCTGATCCGCAAAGCCCGGCAATATGGCTTCGTGCTCGCCGCCGATGAGTGCTATAGCGAACTGTATCCCGAAGGACAGGCACCCGCTGGCATTCTGGAAGCGGCGGCAGCGACGGGCAGCCTGGCGCAGGTGCTGGCTTTTCACAGTCTCTCCAAGCGCTCCAGCATTCCCGGTGCGCGCAGCGGCTTTGTGGCGGGTGATGCCGATATTCTCAAGGCCTTTGTTCGTTACCGCACCTATCTGGGTGCGGCCACCCCACCCTTCATCCAGGCCGCAGCCATCGCCGCCTGGCAGGACGAGCAGCACGTGCATCACACTCGCGCCGATTATGCCCGCAAATTCGCCGCCGCCCATGACATTCTCGGTGCGCTATTACCCATCGAGACACCCGCTGGCGGCTTTTATCTCTGGCCGCGGGTCGGCGATGGCGAAGCCTTCGTGCGCGCCCTCTATGGGGCAGAACATGTGCGCTGTCTACCCGGCGCTTATCTCGCAAGAGAGGCCCACGGCGTCCACCCCGGTCGGGATAGGGTCCGCATCGCGCTGGTCGGCAGCCTGGAAGATTGCGTCGAGGGTCTGCAGCGCATACGTCGCTTTATGGAACAGCATCCCATTTCCACTGTTAACAACTATTAA
- the ppsA gene encoding phosphoenolpyruvate synthase has product MSGRYIRFFNDIHIEDVPLVGGKNASLGEMYRELSPQGVKVPNGFAITSEAYRYLLDQAGAWPALHDALDGLDPTNVTDLARRGARAREIVYGAPLPADLQAEVLAGYAELRREYGETLSVAVRSSATAEDLPTASFAGQQDTYLNISGEAALLDACRRCFASLFTDRAIHYRIDQGFDHFKIALSIGIMKMVRSDKATSGVMFSLDTETGFRDVVFITASWGLGENVVQGAVDPDEFYVFKPAFLRGKKAVLRRVLGSKKIKMIYTEGDTRHSTRNIATHRREQDTFCLSDADVLTLADYAIKVEQHYSRKMQESRPMDMEWAKDGIDGQLYMVQARPETVASQKKGQVLEEYILDGQGPALIQGRAIGGKIASGPVRVIRDVKHLADFRPGEILVADITTPDWEPIMKEAAAIITNRGGRTCHAAIIARELGIPAVVGTDLATTTLKDGDSVTVSCAGGDIGSVYAGALPFTVRHTDLATLPRPQTQIMINLGNPEIAFQTCMLPNDGIGLARMEFIISSAIKAHPMALLHPEKVEDAHERAALAMLTQGYAQPADFFVERLSEGIGTIAAAFYPKPVVVRMSDFKTNEYAALLGGRWFEPEEDNPMLGFRGASRYAHPAYTEGFHLECLAMKRVREEMGLDNVILMLPFVRRVKEADDVLAKMAEFGLRRGENGLQVYAMCEIPNNIILIDQFAQRFDGFSIGSNDLTQLTLGVDRDSAIVAYDYDERDDGVKEMIRLAVEGCARNGIHSGLCGQAPSDYPEMAEFLVQIGIQSMSLNPDTVLATTLHVLDVEKKRSGGA; this is encoded by the coding sequence ATGTCTGGTCGTTATATTCGGTTTTTCAACGATATCCACATAGAAGACGTGCCTCTGGTGGGTGGCAAAAATGCCTCTTTGGGAGAAATGTACCGCGAACTGAGTCCCCAAGGGGTGAAGGTTCCCAATGGTTTCGCCATCACCAGCGAAGCCTACCGGTATCTGCTGGATCAGGCTGGCGCCTGGCCAGCGCTCCATGATGCGCTGGACGGCTTAGACCCGACCAACGTCACCGACCTGGCGCGGCGCGGCGCGCGGGCACGCGAAATCGTCTACGGCGCCCCGCTGCCGGCAGATCTGCAGGCGGAGGTACTCGCGGGCTACGCCGAACTGCGCAGGGAATATGGCGAAACACTGTCCGTAGCCGTCCGTTCTTCTGCGACCGCCGAAGACCTGCCCACCGCCAGTTTCGCCGGTCAACAGGACACCTACCTCAATATCTCCGGCGAAGCCGCCCTGCTGGACGCCTGCCGCCGCTGCTTTGCCAGCCTGTTTACCGATCGCGCCATTCACTATCGGATCGACCAGGGCTTTGATCACTTCAAGATCGCCCTGTCCATCGGCATCATGAAAATGGTGCGTTCGGATAAAGCGACCAGCGGGGTGATGTTTTCTCTGGATACCGAAACGGGCTTCCGTGACGTGGTCTTCATCACCGCATCCTGGGGACTGGGTGAAAACGTGGTGCAGGGCGCCGTGGACCCGGACGAATTCTACGTCTTCAAGCCAGCGTTTCTGCGCGGTAAAAAGGCGGTTCTGCGGCGGGTATTGGGCAGCAAGAAAATCAAGATGATCTATACCGAAGGAGATACCCGCCACAGCACCCGCAATATCGCCACCCATCGCCGTGAGCAGGACACATTCTGCCTCAGCGACGCGGATGTGCTGACCCTCGCCGATTACGCCATCAAGGTCGAACAGCATTACAGCCGCAAGATGCAGGAAAGCCGACCCATGGACATGGAGTGGGCGAAAGATGGCATCGACGGGCAGCTTTACATGGTCCAGGCGCGGCCGGAGACCGTCGCGTCGCAGAAAAAGGGGCAGGTACTGGAAGAGTACATCCTGGATGGTCAGGGCCCTGCGCTGATACAGGGGCGCGCCATCGGCGGCAAAATCGCATCCGGCCCGGTGCGCGTCATCCGGGATGTGAAACATCTGGCGGACTTCAGGCCCGGTGAGATTCTGGTGGCGGACATCACCACCCCGGACTGGGAGCCCATCATGAAAGAGGCGGCCGCCATCATCACCAATCGCGGCGGACGCACCTGCCATGCCGCCATCATCGCCCGGGAACTGGGTATTCCCGCTGTCGTCGGCACCGATCTTGCGACCACCACGCTCAAGGATGGTGATAGCGTGACCGTATCCTGTGCCGGCGGCGATATAGGCAGCGTCTATGCCGGCGCCCTGCCCTTCACGGTCCGCCATACCGATCTCGCCACCCTGCCCCGCCCGCAGACGCAGATCATGATCAATCTCGGCAATCCGGAAATCGCTTTTCAGACGTGCATGCTGCCCAATGACGGTATCGGCCTGGCGCGGATGGAGTTCATCATTAGCAGCGCCATCAAGGCTCATCCCATGGCGCTGCTGCATCCGGAGAAGGTCGAGGATGCCCATGAACGCGCTGCCTTGGCCATGCTGACCCAGGGCTACGCCCAGCCCGCCGATTTCTTTGTGGAACGCTTGTCGGAAGGCATCGGAACCATCGCGGCCGCGTTTTATCCAAAGCCGGTGGTCGTGCGCATGTCCGACTTCAAAACCAACGAATATGCCGCACTCTTGGGAGGACGCTGGTTTGAACCGGAGGAGGATAACCCGATGCTGGGCTTCCGCGGCGCCTCCCGCTACGCGCATCCGGCCTATACCGAGGGATTTCATCTGGAATGCCTGGCCATGAAGCGGGTCCGTGAAGAGATGGGGTTGGATAATGTCATCCTCATGCTGCCTTTTGTGCGCCGGGTGAAAGAGGCGGACGACGTGCTGGCGAAGATGGCGGAGTTTGGCCTGCGCCGTGGCGAAAACGGCTTGCAGGTCTATGCCATGTGCGAAATTCCCAATAATATCATTCTGATCGATCAGTTCGCCCAACGCTTTGACGGTTTTTCCATTGGCAGCAATGACCTGACCCAGCTCACCCTGGGCGTCGACCGCGACTCGGCCATCGTCGCTTACGACTATGATGAACGGGACGACGGCGTCAAGGAGATGATCCGCCTCGCGGTGGAGGGCTGCGCCCGTAACGGCATCCACTCCGGGCTTTGCGGGCAAGCACCTTCGGACTATCCGGAAATGGCGGAGTTTCTGGTACAAATCGGCATTCAGTCCATGAGCCTGAATCCGGATACGGTGCTGGCGACGACCTTGCATGTGCTCGACGTGGAAAAAAAGCGGAGTGGAGGGGCATGA
- a CDS encoding sulfotransferase family protein yields MSQPVWPNFYIIGAVKSGTTSLYAYLRQHPQVFLPAMKEPHFFTQPHPSPEQRHWIQYVGNVEQYQQLYRGAERFPRIGDASPSYLWCEEAPERIHAVQPDARIIVILRDPVQRAHAQYLMDFNEGVLDLPFVEALQRDWTRPDKGWGISQLYVELGRYTAQIMRYQQQFGAGQVHVCLLEDLKKNPLAVLEDIADFLEIDRGPLHDMDLETVHNVHRLPRGNWARQLASGHISRYIGEHLFPRTWGEFVWRNVFLREGRKPPMDAEARSFLQAIYTPEIERLEQLLGRPLPELRISWKFSEPAGQSLSTALPPKPSGNR; encoded by the coding sequence ATGTCCCAACCGGTGTGGCCCAACTTCTATATTATCGGTGCGGTAAAAAGCGGCACGACTTCGCTTTACGCCTACCTGCGGCAACATCCCCAGGTTTTTTTGCCGGCGATGAAGGAACCGCACTTTTTTACCCAGCCCCATCCGTCGCCGGAACAAAGGCATTGGATTCAATATGTGGGCAATGTCGAACAGTATCAGCAGCTTTATCGCGGCGCGGAGCGGTTCCCGCGGATAGGGGACGCCAGTCCCTCCTATCTCTGGTGCGAAGAAGCGCCGGAGCGTATCCACGCCGTGCAACCGGACGCACGGATCATCGTCATCCTGCGTGATCCGGTGCAGCGGGCCCATGCCCAGTACCTCATGGACTTCAATGAAGGAGTACTCGACTTACCCTTCGTGGAGGCGTTACAACGGGACTGGACCCGCCCCGACAAGGGCTGGGGGATCTCCCAGCTTTATGTGGAGCTGGGGCGCTATACCGCACAGATCATGCGTTACCAGCAGCAATTCGGTGCCGGCCAGGTGCATGTCTGTCTCCTCGAGGACCTCAAAAAAAACCCGTTGGCCGTACTGGAGGACATTGCCGATTTTCTGGAGATCGACCGCGGACCATTGCACGACATGGATCTGGAAACCGTCCATAACGTCCATCGCCTGCCGCGGGGAAACTGGGCGCGCCAACTGGCCAGCGGACACATCAGCCGGTATATTGGCGAGCATCTCTTTCCGCGAACCTGGGGCGAATTCGTCTGGCGCAACGTTTTCCTGCGCGAAGGGCGCAAGCCGCCCATGGACGCCGAAGCGCGCAGCTTTCTTCAGGCCATATACACCCCGGAAATCGAGCGCCTGGAGCAGTTGTTGGGCCGCCCGCTGCCGGAATTGCGGATATCCTGGAAATTTTCGGAGCCAGCGGGTCAGTCGCTCTCCACCGCCCTGCCTCCGAAGCCCTCCGGCAACCGCTGA
- a CDS encoding DMT family transporter — protein MLGSSLWGVLWWPLRYFHGAGLHGAWLIFTVYLLLALPAGLWSWRRRHELRQHGRTLVGLFLLGGWTNVAFMLALVHGEVVRILLLFYLSPVWAIFSARIFLKEAIGWRGVLAALLAVAGSALVVSNGRGFSFADLDMNDLLAISSGLAFALSNVILRADTALGDMHRATAVWWGCVLLALPFALFQRLPALSLPDYGYLLAFSWLWIAGATVAVQFGVARMPVSVSAVIMPFEVVVGALSAWWLAGEAPTLLESFGGTLILTAALLQITRSQGHPVLLGGVEMEKGEL, from the coding sequence CTGCTCGGTTCCAGCCTATGGGGCGTACTCTGGTGGCCGCTCCGCTACTTTCATGGAGCGGGCCTGCACGGCGCGTGGCTGATTTTTACCGTTTACCTACTGCTGGCGCTTCCAGCCGGGTTGTGGTCCTGGCGCCGTCGTCATGAGTTGCGGCAGCACGGACGCACTCTGGTCGGACTGTTCCTGCTTGGTGGCTGGACCAATGTGGCCTTCATGCTGGCGTTGGTGCATGGCGAGGTCGTCCGTATTTTGCTGCTCTTTTATCTTTCGCCGGTTTGGGCCATTTTTTCCGCGCGGATTTTTTTGAAGGAGGCGATCGGCTGGCGCGGCGTCCTTGCGGCCCTGCTGGCAGTGGCCGGGTCGGCTCTGGTGGTCAGCAATGGCCGGGGGTTTTCTTTTGCGGACCTCGATATGAATGACTTGCTCGCCATATCTTCGGGCCTCGCCTTCGCGCTGAGCAATGTCATTCTGCGTGCGGACACGGCACTCGGTGATATGCATCGCGCCACTGCGGTATGGTGGGGCTGTGTGCTGCTTGCCTTGCCTTTTGCGCTTTTTCAGCGGTTACCGGCACTATCCCTGCCGGACTATGGTTATCTGCTGGCCTTTTCCTGGCTGTGGATTGCCGGGGCGACGGTGGCGGTACAATTCGGTGTCGCGCGGATGCCGGTAAGCGTTTCGGCGGTGATCATGCCTTTTGAGGTCGTCGTGGGTGCACTATCGGCCTGGTGGTTGGCCGGGGAAGCACCGACGCTCCTCGAATCGTTCGGGGGGACCCTGATACTGACCGCGGCGCTTCTGCAGATTACCCGCAGCCAGGGGCATCCGGTTTTACTCGGGGGCGTCGAAATGGAGAAGGGCGAACTCTAA
- the dapD gene encoding 2,3,4,5-tetrahydropyridine-2,6-dicarboxylate N-succinyltransferase, protein MSQNLATMIDAAWENRAEISPKQAPAELREAVHQTIEGLDKGVLRVAEKRDGQWITHQWIKKAVLLSFRLQDNARIPGGETNFYDKVPGKFADYNSNDFRTGGFRVVPPATARRGAFIGRNCVLMPSFVNIGAYVDEGTMVDTWATVGSCAQIGKHVHLSGGVGIGGVLEPLQANPTIIEDNCFIGARSEVVEGVIVEEGSVISMGVFIGSSTRIYDRATGEITYGRVPAGSVVVSGSLPSKDGSYSLYCAVIVKQVDAKTLGKVGINAILRDI, encoded by the coding sequence GTGAGTCAGAATCTTGCCACCATGATCGACGCCGCGTGGGAAAATCGTGCGGAGATCTCCCCCAAGCAGGCCCCCGCGGAGCTTCGGGAAGCCGTGCATCAGACCATCGAAGGACTGGACAAGGGCGTCCTGCGCGTCGCCGAAAAGCGCGATGGCCAATGGATCACCCATCAGTGGATCAAGAAGGCGGTGCTGCTCTCCTTCCGTTTGCAGGATAATGCCCGGATTCCGGGGGGCGAGACCAATTTTTACGACAAGGTGCCGGGCAAGTTCGCCGATTATAACAGCAACGATTTCCGCACCGGCGGTTTTCGGGTGGTGCCCCCCGCCACGGCGCGGCGCGGAGCCTTTATCGGTCGCAACTGCGTGCTGATGCCGTCTTTTGTCAATATCGGTGCCTATGTGGATGAGGGTACCATGGTGGACACCTGGGCGACGGTCGGCTCCTGCGCCCAGATCGGCAAACATGTGCATCTGTCCGGCGGTGTCGGCATCGGTGGTGTGCTGGAGCCCTTACAGGCCAACCCCACCATCATCGAGGACAACTGTTTCATCGGTGCCCGCTCGGAAGTGGTGGAAGGTGTGATCGTTGAGGAAGGCTCGGTCATCTCCATGGGCGTCTTTATCGGCTCCAGCACGCGCATTTATGATCGTGCAACCGGCGAAATCACCTACGGACGGGTGCCCGCCGGTTCGGTGGTGGTTTCCGGCAGTCTGCCCTCCAAGGACGGCAGCTACAGCCTCTACTGCGCGGTCATCGTCAAGCAGGTGGATGCCAAGACTCTTGGCAAAGTGGGCATCAACGCCATTCTCCGCGATATCTGA
- the dapE gene encoding succinyl-diaminopimelate desuccinylase, which translates to MGKSAVLELAEDLISRPSVTPEDAGCQELMIARLKAVGFRVTRLPANGVENFWAERGGAGPRLCFAGHTDVVPSGPLAEWQNDPFQPIIRDGMLYGRGAADMKGSLAAMVVAAERFVALHPAHSGRLAFLITSDEEGIATHGTRHVVDWLREHGETIDWCVVGEPSSEKVLGDVIKNGRRGSLNGRLTVHGIQGHVAYPDKADNPIHRAFRPLADLVDQSWDAGNDFFPPTRLQFSNIHAGTGANNVIPGQLQADFNFRFSTESTPESLQAGVHKILDASAMRYTIDWQLSGPPFFTAPGPLVAATQKALQAVEQRVAQLSTGGGTSDGRFIAQLGGQVVELGPVNATIHKINECVAVADLEHLAQIYMEIMVHLLETANGR; encoded by the coding sequence GTGGGCAAGAGCGCCGTACTGGAACTGGCTGAAGACCTGATTTCCCGCCCTTCGGTGACCCCGGAGGATGCAGGCTGTCAGGAACTGATGATCGCCCGGCTGAAGGCTGTGGGTTTTCGGGTGACGCGTCTGCCTGCCAACGGGGTGGAGAATTTCTGGGCGGAGCGGGGTGGCGCCGGCCCGCGACTTTGTTTTGCGGGGCATACGGATGTAGTCCCCAGCGGCCCGCTCGCGGAATGGCAAAACGACCCCTTTCAGCCGATCATCCGCGACGGCATGCTCTATGGACGTGGTGCTGCCGACATGAAGGGCAGCCTCGCCGCCATGGTGGTCGCCGCAGAGCGTTTTGTCGCCCTGCATCCGGCGCATTCCGGTCGTCTGGCCTTTCTGATCACCTCCGATGAAGAAGGCATCGCCACCCACGGTACCCGCCATGTGGTGGACTGGCTGCGGGAGCATGGGGAGACCATCGACTGGTGCGTGGTCGGCGAGCCCTCCTCCGAAAAGGTGTTGGGGGACGTCATCAAAAATGGTCGGCGCGGTTCGCTGAACGGGCGCCTGACGGTACACGGCATCCAGGGCCATGTGGCTTACCCTGACAAGGCCGATAATCCCATCCACCGCGCCTTCCGCCCACTCGCGGATCTCGTGGATCAGTCCTGGGATGCGGGGAATGATTTTTTCCCGCCTACCCGCCTGCAGTTCTCCAATATCCACGCGGGCACCGGGGCCAACAACGTCATTCCCGGCCAGTTGCAGGCGGATTTTAATTTTCGTTTTTCCACGGAGTCCACGCCGGAATCTTTGCAGGCAGGGGTCCACAAAATCCTTGACGCCTCCGCCATGCGCTACACCATCGACTGGCAATTGTCCGGTCCGCCTTTCTTTACGGCACCGGGCCCCTTGGTAGCTGCTACCCAAAAGGCCTTGCAAGCCGTGGAACAGCGCGTGGCCCAACTGTCCACCGGCGGTGGCACCTCGGACGGGCGCTTCATTGCCCAGTTGGGCGGGCAAGTCGTAGAACTCGGGCCCGTCAATGCCACCATCCACAAGATCAACGAATGCGTTGCCGTCGCCGATCTGGAGCATCTGGCGCAAATCTATATGGAGATCATGGTGCATCTGCTGGAGACCGCGAATGGCCGTTAG